A genome region from Baekduia alba includes the following:
- a CDS encoding class II fumarate hydratase — protein MPPVKKKTLYGGETKKAVENFPISGETVPISVIRWLGRIKGTAATVNAELGNLDKKLAAEIAAAGAAIAAGEHDNQFPIDVFQTGSGTSSNMNTNEVISALTEGRAHPNDHVNFGQSSNDVFPSAVHLAALDEATNQLLPALKQLERSFDRKARKFKDVVKSGRTHLMDAVPVTLGAEFAGYAAQIRLGQERIASALVHVGQIPLGGTATGTGLNTHPKFAAEVRKRLARESKLKLIAPPADPFEAQANRDALVELSGALKVVAVSLTKIAQDIALMGSGPRAGIGEIFLPELQKGSSIMPGKVNPVLPEVVLQVSAQVIGNDTAITIGGMQGQFELNVRIPLIARNLLQSIHLLSTTTVAFAEKCVDGIEVNKAGTKASAEGTLAAATALNGAIGYDAAAAIVKEASASGRPLREVALEAGVDAKLYDETINLRKIAAGNQA, from the coding sequence ATGCCCCCTGTGAAGAAGAAGACGCTGTACGGCGGCGAGACCAAGAAGGCCGTCGAGAACTTCCCGATCTCCGGCGAGACGGTCCCGATCTCCGTCATCCGCTGGCTCGGCCGGATCAAGGGCACCGCGGCCACGGTCAACGCGGAGCTCGGCAACCTCGACAAGAAGCTGGCGGCCGAGATCGCCGCGGCCGGCGCGGCGATCGCCGCGGGCGAGCACGACAACCAGTTCCCGATCGATGTCTTCCAGACGGGGTCCGGGACGTCGTCGAACATGAACACCAACGAGGTCATCAGCGCGCTGACCGAAGGGCGCGCGCATCCCAATGACCATGTGAACTTCGGCCAGTCGTCCAACGACGTGTTCCCGAGCGCCGTGCACCTCGCCGCGCTGGACGAGGCCACCAACCAGCTGCTGCCGGCGCTCAAGCAGCTCGAGCGCTCGTTCGACCGCAAGGCGCGCAAGTTCAAGGACGTGGTCAAGTCCGGGCGCACGCACCTGATGGATGCGGTCCCGGTCACGCTGGGCGCCGAGTTCGCCGGCTACGCCGCGCAGATCCGGCTGGGCCAGGAGCGCATCGCGAGCGCGCTGGTGCACGTGGGCCAGATCCCGCTCGGCGGCACCGCGACCGGCACCGGGCTCAACACGCACCCGAAGTTCGCCGCCGAGGTCCGCAAGCGGCTGGCGCGCGAGAGCAAGTTGAAGCTCATCGCCCCGCCGGCGGATCCGTTCGAGGCGCAGGCCAACCGCGACGCCCTGGTCGAGCTCAGCGGCGCGCTGAAGGTCGTCGCCGTGTCGCTGACCAAGATCGCGCAGGACATCGCGCTCATGGGCTCCGGCCCGCGCGCGGGCATCGGAGAGATCTTCCTGCCCGAGCTGCAGAAGGGCTCGTCGATCATGCCGGGCAAGGTCAACCCGGTCCTGCCCGAGGTCGTGCTGCAGGTCAGCGCGCAGGTGATCGGCAACGACACGGCGATCACCATCGGCGGCATGCAGGGCCAGTTCGAGCTCAACGTCCGCATCCCGCTGATCGCCCGCAACCTCCTGCAGTCGATCCACCTGCTCTCGACGACGACCGTCGCCTTCGCCGAGAAGTGCGTCGACGGCATCGAGGTCAACAAGGCCGGCACCAAGGCCTCGGCCGAGGGCACGCTCGCCGCCGCGACCGCGCTCAACGGCGCCATCGGCTACGACGCGGCCGCCGCGATCGTCAAGGAAGCATCCGCTTCCGGTCGCCCCCTGCGCGAGGTCGCGCTGGAGGCCGGCGTCGACGCGAAGCTCTACGACGAGACCATCAACCTCCGCAAGATCGCGGCGGGCAACCAGGCGTAG
- a CDS encoding DUF559 domain-containing protein, whose translation MGTPTDTDHVIAALAADQFGVVTRRQLLDARLTSKEIAGRVRARRLLRCHPGVYAVGHAVLRREGAWLAAVWASGEGAVLSHGDAAAHWGIAATRGQLIHVTRPSTSGRDPDPARIRLHRVGTFRAWEGTLIDGIPTTTLARTLLDLSPRLRSRAMEDVIAQSLRLDLFDLVAVRRCLAEHPRQHGAPALRRLLDELAGTDAADLRSVLEILLFQVCDDHGLPRPAVNARVEGVLVDFYWPRQRLAVEADSYTYHSMPSAFERDRERDQQLTLAGHTVVRFTYKQVTRQRREVADRILRLLR comes from the coding sequence ATGGGGACACCAACCGACACGGATCATGTGATCGCCGCGCTCGCGGCGGATCAGTTCGGGGTCGTCACGCGTCGTCAGCTCCTCGACGCACGCCTCACGTCCAAGGAGATCGCCGGCCGGGTGCGCGCCCGTCGGCTGCTGCGCTGTCACCCCGGCGTCTACGCGGTCGGGCACGCCGTGCTGCGGCGTGAGGGCGCGTGGCTCGCCGCGGTGTGGGCGTCGGGCGAGGGCGCGGTGCTGAGCCATGGCGACGCGGCCGCCCACTGGGGCATCGCCGCGACGCGCGGCCAGTTGATCCACGTCACCCGGCCGTCAACGTCCGGACGCGATCCCGACCCGGCGCGGATTCGGCTCCACCGTGTCGGGACCTTCCGCGCCTGGGAAGGCACGCTCATCGACGGCATACCGACGACCACTCTGGCTCGGACGCTCCTGGACCTTTCGCCGCGTCTGCGATCTCGGGCGATGGAGGACGTCATCGCCCAGTCTCTGCGCCTCGACCTGTTCGATCTCGTCGCCGTCCGTCGGTGCCTCGCCGAGCATCCGCGACAACATGGTGCGCCAGCGCTGCGGCGGCTGCTGGACGAGCTGGCGGGGACCGACGCAGCCGATCTCCGTAGCGTCCTCGAGATCCTGCTGTTCCAAGTCTGCGACGACCACGGGCTCCCTCGTCCTGCGGTCAACGCCCGCGTCGAGGGTGTCCTCGTCGACTTCTACTGGCCGCGCCAGCGCCTGGCCGTCGAGGCCGACTCCTACACCTATCACTCGATGCCCTCGGCGTTCGAGCGTGACCGCGAGCGCGATCAGCAGCTGACGCTCGCCGGCCACACCGTCGTCCGGTTCACCTACAAGCAGGTGACGCGCCAGAGGCGGGAGGTCGCCGACCGCATCCTGCGCCTCCTCCGATGA
- a CDS encoding glycoside hydrolase family 2 protein → MKKTGFKLAVAAALIVVTLICGTAVVLGAGASGPVGEGLVAPMAKGGPVGRLAVAGPWVEASDPDDLGVRDGWPSGTFAGSLVSVPHVANAERITGAAGVAAYRGGIAWYRTTLTAPRTASYALRFESVHHVATVWLDGREIGTHTGAYLPFELRLRLREGVPHTLVVRADFRYPTRQKRDGWHRTWFNYGGINREVTLRPLARSELEAPAVRTRLYHGAAVVDVDVVVHNRAKTTRTLRVRGALRRGRVTVPLRFPPARVGPGDEQRVTTRAVVEHPALWAPGSPSLYALRLAVPGGGAWKDSVGLREVSRDGGKLMLNGARLRLHGASIHEDADGDGDGLSAADMDAVVRELKAIGANATRAQHALSPPLLERLDRAGIMVWQGVGPVDAPGAWTSSTPALAHAARERVRVSVRQEQLHPSVIAWNLVNEIAGNGHDASQVAYVSDMARELHREDPGRIVAVDLWGPHPPTVPGAIYRDVDAVALTNYIGWYEGADESRSAIASRLHDTTLGFARTFKGKVLLVSEFGAEANASNPTDTPGGYAYQSWLLRRHIATYRALPQLSGMLVWNLKDFGVAPTFAGGSIASVIPSIHIERGLNTKGLFDYAGRPKPAAAAVRTAFLKLGTGVG, encoded by the coding sequence ATGAAGAAGACGGGCTTCAAGCTCGCGGTGGCGGCCGCGTTGATCGTGGTGACGCTGATCTGCGGGACGGCCGTGGTGCTCGGCGCGGGAGCGTCGGGGCCGGTCGGCGAGGGGCTCGTGGCGCCGATGGCCAAGGGCGGTCCGGTCGGGCGGCTGGCGGTCGCGGGGCCCTGGGTCGAGGCGTCGGACCCGGACGACCTCGGGGTCCGCGACGGGTGGCCCTCCGGCACGTTCGCCGGGTCGCTCGTGAGCGTCCCGCACGTCGCCAACGCGGAGCGGATCACGGGCGCGGCCGGCGTGGCGGCCTACCGCGGCGGGATCGCCTGGTACCGGACGACGCTCACCGCGCCGCGGACCGCGTCCTACGCGCTGCGGTTCGAGTCGGTGCACCACGTCGCGACCGTCTGGCTCGACGGGCGCGAGATCGGGACGCACACCGGCGCGTACCTGCCGTTCGAGCTCCGACTGCGCCTGCGCGAGGGCGTGCCGCACACGCTGGTCGTCCGGGCCGACTTCCGCTACCCGACGCGCCAGAAGCGCGACGGCTGGCACCGCACGTGGTTCAACTACGGCGGGATCAACCGCGAGGTGACGCTGCGGCCGCTGGCGCGCAGCGAGCTGGAGGCGCCGGCCGTGCGGACGCGGCTGTACCACGGCGCGGCGGTCGTCGACGTCGACGTCGTCGTGCACAACCGCGCGAAGACCACGCGGACGCTGCGCGTGCGCGGCGCGCTGCGCCGGGGGCGCGTCACGGTCCCGCTGCGCTTCCCGCCGGCGCGCGTCGGGCCCGGCGACGAGCAGCGGGTGACGACGCGGGCGGTCGTGGAGCACCCGGCCCTGTGGGCGCCGGGCTCGCCGTCGTTGTACGCCTTGCGCTTGGCGGTCCCCGGCGGCGGGGCGTGGAAGGACAGCGTCGGGCTGCGCGAGGTCTCGCGCGACGGCGGCAAGTTGATGCTCAACGGGGCGCGCCTGCGGCTGCACGGCGCGTCGATCCACGAGGACGCCGACGGCGACGGCGACGGGCTGAGCGCTGCCGACATGGATGCGGTCGTCCGCGAGCTGAAGGCCATCGGCGCCAACGCGACGCGCGCCCAGCACGCGCTCTCGCCGCCGTTGCTGGAGCGGTTGGACCGCGCCGGGATCATGGTCTGGCAGGGCGTCGGCCCGGTCGACGCGCCCGGCGCCTGGACCTCGAGCACGCCGGCGCTGGCGCACGCGGCGCGCGAGCGCGTCCGGGTCAGCGTCCGCCAGGAGCAGCTGCATCCGTCGGTGATCGCCTGGAACCTGGTCAACGAGATCGCCGGCAACGGCCATGACGCGTCGCAGGTCGCCTACGTCAGCGACATGGCCCGCGAGCTCCATCGCGAGGACCCGGGCCGGATCGTCGCCGTCGACCTCTGGGGCCCGCACCCGCCGACCGTGCCGGGCGCGATCTACCGCGACGTCGACGCCGTGGCGCTGACCAACTACATCGGCTGGTACGAGGGCGCCGACGAGTCGCGCTCCGCGATCGCGTCGCGACTTCACGACACGACCCTCGGCTTCGCCCGGACCTTCAAGGGCAAGGTCTTGCTGGTCAGCGAGTTCGGCGCCGAGGCCAACGCCTCCAACCCGACCGACACCCCCGGCGGTTACGCGTACCAGTCGTGGCTGCTGCGCCGCCACATCGCGACCTACCGCGCCCTCCCGCAGTTGTCGGGGATGTTGGTCTGGAACCTGAAGGACTTCGGCGTCGCCCCGACCTTCGCCGGCGGCTCCATCGCCTCCGTCATCCCCTCGATCCACATCGAACGCGGCCTCAACACCAAGGGCCTCTTCGACTACGCGGGCCGGCCGAAGCCGGCGGCCGCCGCGGTCCGCACCGCCTTCCTGAAGCTCGGCACCGGCGTCGGCTGA
- a CDS encoding cyclase family protein, with the protein MPRFVDLSAPITPSPPELPDLLRTDVEFSDHAEGAKTIEALLGVGPELLRDGEGWAVETFTRLGTHNATHVDAPYHYNSMIGGQPAKRIDELPLDWFFGPGVVLDMSHKADGEAMTVEDAQGALAAAGHALAAGDIVLVRTDRDQFLEALDYMGRGPGVTVEATRWLHAAGVRVMGIDAWGWDAPLHLQAAAAKERGEAGIFWAAHQADLEYCQVERLCNLRDLPLTGFTVSVFPLRLVGGSAAPTRAVAIIPS; encoded by the coding sequence ATGCCCCGTTTCGTGGACCTGAGCGCGCCGATCACGCCCTCGCCGCCGGAGCTGCCCGATCTGCTGCGCACCGACGTCGAGTTCAGCGACCACGCGGAGGGTGCGAAGACGATCGAGGCGCTGCTCGGCGTGGGTCCGGAGCTGCTGCGCGACGGGGAGGGCTGGGCGGTCGAGACGTTCACGCGCCTCGGGACCCACAACGCGACGCACGTGGACGCGCCCTACCACTACAACTCGATGATCGGTGGGCAGCCGGCCAAGCGCATCGACGAGCTGCCACTGGACTGGTTCTTCGGGCCGGGCGTCGTGCTCGACATGTCGCACAAGGCCGACGGCGAGGCGATGACGGTGGAGGACGCTCAGGGCGCGCTGGCCGCCGCGGGCCATGCGCTGGCGGCCGGCGACATCGTCCTGGTGCGCACCGACCGCGATCAGTTCCTGGAGGCCTTGGACTACATGGGGCGCGGGCCGGGCGTGACCGTCGAGGCGACGCGCTGGCTGCACGCCGCCGGCGTCCGGGTGATGGGCATCGACGCCTGGGGCTGGGACGCGCCGCTCCACCTCCAGGCGGCAGCGGCCAAGGAGCGCGGCGAGGCCGGGATCTTCTGGGCCGCCCACCAGGCCGACCTCGAGTACTGCCAGGTCGAACGCCTCTGCAACCTGCGCGATCTGCCCCTGACCGGCTTCACCGTGTCGGTCTTCCCGCTGCGCCTCGTCGGCGGATCGGCAGCCCCCACGCGCGCGGTTGCCATCATCCCGTCGTGA
- a CDS encoding NAD-dependent succinate-semialdehyde dehydrogenase, whose product MAATADETRVVEGVKTQLFIAGEWRDASSGETLDVEDPATGETIATVADATNADADAALQAATDAFATWRNVAPRDRADILRRAYDLINERTDELALLMTLEMGKPVSESKAEITYANNFFRWYSEEAVRINGRFTINETGKGRVLTLKQPIGPCLFITPWNFPLAMGTRKIGPALAAGCTCVVKPAKQTPLSMLALAQILEEAGLPGGVLNVLTASSSGSLMQPLIEDERTRKMSFTGSTPVGKTLIKQSSEQVLKVSMELGGNAPFLVFEDADLDAAVEGALLAKMRNGGEACTSANRFHVHESVAEAFAEKLAAKIGALKVGRGTEDGIQVGPLIDEAQRSKVAELVDDAVGKGARVLTGGSRVDGAGYFYAPTVLADVPDDADLLKEEIFGPVAPITTFATDAEAIAQANDTEYGLVSYVFTQDVNRAFEVIEALETGMIGFNQGMVSNAGAPFGGVKQSGFGREGGPEGMDEYLETKYVAMNVGLPPTAL is encoded by the coding sequence ATGGCAGCGACGGCCGACGAGACCCGCGTGGTCGAAGGCGTCAAGACCCAGCTCTTCATCGCGGGAGAGTGGCGCGACGCGTCCAGCGGCGAGACGCTGGACGTCGAGGATCCTGCGACGGGCGAGACGATCGCGACCGTCGCCGACGCCACCAACGCGGACGCCGACGCGGCGCTGCAGGCCGCGACCGACGCGTTCGCGACGTGGCGCAACGTGGCGCCGCGCGATCGCGCTGACATCCTGCGCCGGGCCTACGACCTCATCAACGAGCGCACCGACGAGCTGGCGTTGTTGATGACGTTGGAGATGGGCAAGCCGGTCAGCGAGTCCAAGGCCGAGATCACGTACGCCAACAACTTCTTCCGCTGGTACTCGGAGGAGGCGGTCCGGATCAACGGCCGCTTCACGATCAACGAGACCGGCAAGGGCCGCGTGCTCACGCTCAAGCAGCCGATCGGCCCGTGCCTGTTCATCACGCCGTGGAACTTCCCGCTGGCGATGGGCACGCGCAAGATCGGGCCGGCGCTGGCCGCCGGCTGCACGTGCGTGGTCAAGCCGGCCAAGCAGACGCCGCTGTCGATGCTCGCGCTCGCGCAGATCCTCGAGGAGGCCGGGCTCCCGGGCGGCGTGCTCAACGTCCTCACCGCGTCGTCGAGCGGGTCGCTGATGCAGCCGCTGATCGAGGACGAGCGGACGCGGAAGATGTCGTTCACCGGTTCGACGCCGGTCGGCAAGACGCTCATCAAGCAGTCCTCCGAGCAGGTCCTCAAGGTCTCGATGGAGCTGGGCGGCAACGCGCCGTTCCTGGTCTTCGAGGACGCCGACCTGGACGCCGCGGTCGAGGGCGCGCTGCTGGCCAAGATGCGCAACGGTGGCGAGGCGTGCACCAGCGCCAACCGCTTCCACGTGCACGAGAGCGTCGCCGAGGCGTTCGCCGAGAAGCTGGCCGCGAAGATCGGCGCGCTGAAGGTCGGGCGCGGGACCGAGGACGGCATCCAGGTCGGGCCGCTGATCGACGAGGCGCAGCGGTCCAAGGTCGCCGAGCTCGTCGACGACGCGGTCGGCAAGGGCGCGCGGGTGCTGACGGGCGGGTCGCGGGTCGACGGCGCGGGCTACTTCTATGCGCCGACCGTCCTGGCCGACGTGCCCGACGACGCCGACCTGCTCAAGGAGGAGATCTTCGGGCCGGTCGCGCCGATCACGACGTTCGCCACCGACGCGGAGGCGATCGCCCAGGCCAACGACACCGAGTACGGCCTGGTGTCCTACGTCTTCACCCAGGACGTCAACCGGGCGTTCGAGGTCATCGAGGCGCTCGAGACCGGGATGATCGGCTTCAACCAGGGCATGGTGTCCAACGCCGGCGCGCCGTTCGGCGGCGTCAAGCAGTCCGGCTTCGGCCGTGAGGGCGGGCCCGAGGGCATGGACGAGTACCTCGAGACCAAGTACGTCGCGATGAACGTGGGCCTGCCGCCCACGGCGTTGTAG
- a CDS encoding sugar transferase produces the protein MLSLLLLALAVPMSAVLLAAAAPALSAHSVALEAKYLVGRCIAFVALLAIAPILIGLTLAVRLTSRGPVLFRQRRVGQDGELFEMLKFRSMRVADAAGFVPVAGAAPGGVEGVDRRTPIGRFIRRTSLDELPQLWNVVRGDMCLVGPRPERPEHVERFSVDVPGYGNRHRVRVGLTGLAQVNGSRGASCIATRAEMDNAYIDGWSLGLDIRILGRTAGAVLRGAE, from the coding sequence ATGCTCTCCCTCCTCCTCCTGGCCCTGGCCGTCCCCATGTCCGCCGTGCTGCTCGCGGCGGCCGCGCCGGCCCTCTCCGCGCACTCCGTCGCCCTCGAGGCCAAGTACCTCGTCGGCCGCTGCATCGCGTTCGTCGCGCTGCTCGCCATCGCCCCCATCCTGATCGGGCTGACCCTGGCCGTCCGGCTCACCTCCCGCGGGCCCGTGCTCTTCAGGCAGCGCCGCGTCGGCCAGGACGGCGAGCTCTTCGAGATGCTGAAGTTCCGCTCGATGCGCGTCGCCGACGCCGCCGGCTTCGTCCCGGTCGCGGGTGCCGCGCCGGGCGGCGTCGAGGGCGTCGACCGCCGCACGCCGATCGGCCGCTTCATCCGCCGCACGTCGCTGGACGAGCTGCCGCAGCTGTGGAACGTCGTCCGCGGCGACATGTGCCTCGTCGGCCCGCGGCCCGAGCGGCCCGAGCACGTCGAGCGGTTCAGCGTCGACGTCCCGGGCTACGGGAACCGCCACCGTGTCCGCGTCGGCCTCACCGGGCTGGCGCAGGTCAACGGCTCGCGCGGCGCCAGCTGCATCGCGACGCGCGCCGAGATGGACAACGCCTACATCGACGGCTGGTCGCTCGGGTTGGACATCAGGATCCTCGGCCGGACGGCCGGCGCGGTCCTGCGCGGCGCGGAGTAA
- a CDS encoding oxygenase MpaB family protein, giving the protein MPARPLGPDSLTWRYFGDARGLLFAIRAGVLQAMHPAIDAALRQHSDFFDNPWNRLLRSAPPILGVVYDGPRAGETGTWIRDQHTAIKGVDANGASYHALSPDAFYWAHATFFESMIAVQSYLGNELSRADRERLYDESIGWYERYGLTMRPVPADYAAFERYWQHMLDEVLEPTAVAVGSFNGDLSHLPAPFPWLQGPAWWVLKPLVARGPTWIARGSLPPQARELLGLSWSSADEVALRSMLASLRLSWPLVPEPLRWHPRAWKAVRRVSVEEQKAA; this is encoded by the coding sequence GTGCCCGCTCGACCGCTCGGCCCCGACTCCCTGACCTGGCGTTACTTCGGCGACGCCCGCGGGCTCCTGTTCGCGATCCGCGCCGGCGTCCTGCAGGCGATGCACCCCGCGATCGACGCGGCGCTGCGCCAGCACTCCGACTTCTTCGACAACCCGTGGAACCGGCTGCTGCGCAGCGCGCCGCCGATCCTCGGCGTGGTCTACGACGGCCCGCGCGCGGGTGAGACCGGGACGTGGATCCGCGACCAGCACACGGCGATCAAGGGCGTCGACGCCAACGGGGCGAGCTACCACGCGCTCAGCCCGGACGCCTTCTACTGGGCCCACGCGACGTTCTTCGAGTCGATGATCGCGGTCCAGTCCTACCTCGGCAACGAGCTGTCGCGCGCCGACCGCGAGCGGCTCTACGACGAGTCGATCGGCTGGTATGAGCGCTACGGCCTCACGATGCGCCCGGTGCCCGCCGACTACGCGGCGTTCGAGCGGTACTGGCAGCACATGCTCGACGAGGTGCTCGAGCCGACGGCGGTCGCGGTGGGGTCGTTCAACGGCGACCTGTCGCACCTGCCCGCGCCGTTCCCGTGGCTCCAGGGTCCGGCGTGGTGGGTGTTGAAGCCGCTGGTGGCGCGCGGGCCGACGTGGATCGCGCGCGGGTCGCTGCCGCCGCAGGCGCGCGAGCTGCTGGGGCTGTCGTGGTCGTCGGCCGACGAGGTCGCGCTGCGGTCGATGCTCGCCAGCCTGCGCCTCAGCTGGCCGCTCGTGCCCGAGCCGCTGCGCTGGCATCCGCGGGCGTGGAAGGCGGTCCGTCGCGTGTCCGTCGAAGAACAAAAGGCGGCCTAA
- a CDS encoding TetR/AcrR family transcriptional regulator — MSRWAGSTLEDRAAARRAALIEAGIELLGTQGAAGVTVRAACRAAGLTERYFYESFPDGRDALLLAVHDAVAAQARAAIVAAVGAHAAAGGGAEDEALAYAAVGAFTAFLEEDPRRGRVLLSESFSDTVLARHDAELVPAFAALLVAQITALPDAPDQLDAELTAVALLGALRNLYLAWLADERAISTARLNAHAARLVIAAARVSSRDVS, encoded by the coding sequence GTGAGCCGCTGGGCCGGATCGACGCTCGAGGATCGCGCGGCGGCGCGGCGCGCCGCGCTGATCGAGGCGGGGATCGAGCTCCTCGGCACCCAGGGCGCCGCGGGCGTGACCGTGCGCGCCGCATGCCGCGCGGCCGGGCTGACCGAGCGCTACTTCTACGAGTCGTTCCCGGACGGGCGCGACGCGTTGCTGCTCGCCGTGCACGACGCGGTGGCCGCGCAGGCGCGCGCGGCGATCGTCGCGGCGGTCGGCGCGCACGCCGCGGCGGGCGGCGGCGCGGAGGACGAGGCCCTGGCCTACGCGGCCGTGGGCGCGTTCACGGCGTTCCTGGAGGAGGACCCGCGCCGCGGCCGGGTGCTGCTGAGCGAGTCGTTCTCCGACACGGTGCTGGCCCGCCACGACGCGGAGCTCGTCCCGGCGTTCGCGGCGCTGCTGGTCGCCCAGATCACGGCGCTGCCCGACGCGCCCGACCAGCTCGACGCCGAGCTGACGGCCGTCGCGCTGCTCGGCGCACTGCGCAACCTCTACCTCGCGTGGCTGGCCGACGAGCGCGCGATCTCGACCGCGCGCCTCAACGCCCACGCGGCGCGGCTGGTCATCGCGGCGGCCCGCGTCTCCTCGCGCGACGTCTCATAA
- a CDS encoding acetolactate synthase large subunit, with protein MSKRRASDLFVECLEAEGVKYVFGIPGEETLDLNQSLANSSVSFLPVRHEQGGAYMADMYGRLTGRAGVCLGTLGPGAMNLVTAVGDAFLDRAPLVALTGQADVERMHKESHQYIDLVELFKPITKWNARVSSPEIVPEVVRKAFKVAESEKPGSTHLELPEDVMAAEVDARPLPRRRPVKPEPSARELLKAADLIRNAINPVALAGNGAVRAGAAAALREFCRATGIAVAETFMGKGLLDYEDPKALGTVGLQARDYALAGFEDADVVITIGYDLVEHAPKHWNPRRDKKIVVVDSQPAEIDEFFTPEVELVGDVYHVLTRLAEECRDVPHSGGSPRLRGLVEGRLRDAATDDHFPMQPPRALYEIRKALRRDDILISDVGLHKLWIGRMFPAHEPNTVMIANGLAGMGFAVPCAVAAKLVHPGKRVVTVNGDGGILMNFQELETAMRLKTPFVNVVWENRQFGSIVWKQDKKFGEHFGVDFTNPDFVKLAESFGMPAWRCAAPDDFGRHLQHALTLDVPTLIVLPIDYSADVAFAQALGDETVANT; from the coding sequence CTGGACCTCAACCAGTCGCTCGCCAACTCCTCGGTCTCCTTCCTCCCCGTTCGACACGAGCAGGGCGGGGCCTACATGGCGGACATGTACGGGCGGTTGACCGGACGCGCTGGCGTCTGCCTGGGGACGCTCGGGCCGGGCGCGATGAACCTCGTCACGGCGGTCGGCGACGCGTTCCTGGATCGCGCGCCGCTCGTCGCGCTCACCGGCCAGGCCGACGTCGAGCGCATGCACAAGGAATCGCACCAGTACATCGACCTGGTCGAGCTCTTCAAGCCGATCACCAAGTGGAACGCGCGGGTCAGCAGCCCCGAGATCGTCCCGGAGGTCGTCCGCAAGGCGTTCAAGGTCGCCGAGTCCGAGAAGCCCGGCTCCACGCACCTCGAGCTGCCCGAGGACGTCATGGCCGCCGAGGTCGACGCGCGCCCGCTGCCGCGCCGGCGCCCGGTCAAGCCGGAGCCCAGCGCCCGCGAGCTGCTCAAGGCCGCCGACCTGATCCGCAACGCGATCAACCCGGTGGCCCTGGCCGGCAACGGCGCGGTCCGCGCCGGCGCCGCGGCCGCGCTGCGCGAGTTCTGCCGGGCGACCGGCATCGCGGTCGCCGAGACGTTCATGGGCAAAGGGCTGCTCGACTACGAGGACCCCAAGGCGCTCGGCACCGTCGGGCTCCAGGCGCGCGACTACGCGCTGGCCGGCTTCGAGGACGCCGACGTGGTCATCACCATCGGCTACGACCTCGTCGAGCACGCGCCCAAGCACTGGAACCCGCGGCGCGACAAGAAGATCGTGGTCGTCGACTCCCAGCCGGCGGAGATCGACGAGTTCTTCACGCCCGAGGTCGAGCTGGTCGGCGACGTCTACCACGTGCTCACCCGGCTGGCCGAGGAGTGCCGCGACGTCCCGCACTCCGGCGGCTCGCCGCGGTTGCGCGGCCTCGTCGAGGGCCGGCTGCGCGACGCCGCGACCGACGACCACTTCCCGATGCAGCCGCCGCGCGCGCTGTACGAGATCCGCAAGGCGCTGCGGCGCGACGACATCCTCATCTCGGACGTGGGGCTCCACAAGCTGTGGATCGGACGCATGTTCCCGGCCCATGAGCCCAACACGGTGATGATCGCCAACGGCCTCGCCGGGATGGGCTTCGCCGTCCCCTGCGCGGTCGCCGCGAAGCTCGTGCACCCGGGCAAGCGCGTCGTGACGGTCAACGGCGACGGCGGCATCCTGATGAACTTCCAGGAGCTCGAGACCGCGATGCGGCTGAAGACGCCGTTCGTCAACGTGGTCTGGGAGAACCGGCAGTTCGGGTCGATCGTCTGGAAGCAGGACAAGAAGTTCGGCGAGCACTTCGGCGTCGACTTCACCAACCCGGACTTCGTCAAGCTCGCCGAGTCGTTCGGCATGCCGGCGTGGCGCTGCGCGGCGCCCGACGACTTCGGCCGCCACCTCCAGCACGCGCTGACGCTCGACGTGCCGACGCTGATCGTGCTGCCGATCGACTACTCGGCCGACGTGGCGTTCGCCCAGGCGCTGGGCGACGAGACCGTCGCGAACACGTAG